One Fusobacterium ulcerans DNA segment encodes these proteins:
- a CDS encoding phage portal protein, giving the protein MKLKKIWNSIKQLKGGSPLNLTELGEYLKELGIKEEDLEIQQDISETIYFICLKHLAESLGKMQWEKRIITEKKGKEKIFDNKLDMLLNIRPNPYMSAITFWQTLELNRNHYGNAYIYVERDNKGDISHLWQLPSTDVEIWVDDKGYFGKENNIWYVWTDQKTSMKYSFSKEDVLHFKTHMSWDGLAGMPVRDIIRSQMNIQKSSLKFLKKIYNSGTLGSKVIVHYAGELKKEKAIALVRDIEEFAKSKTSGAFIPLPLGMQAQLLDMKLADAQFFENNKNSALQIAAAFGIKPNVVNDYTKSSYSNSETQQLDFYVNTLQPLFLSYEQELTYKLMRDSELEKGYRLAINENTLFKMDNQTKATVYSTFVQNFIMTPNEAREELNLPYVEGGDKLIGNGNAITLEKAGDQYNKGGETNKNSITK; this is encoded by the coding sequence ATGAAATTAAAGAAAATCTGGAATAGTATTAAGCAATTGAAAGGAGGCTCACCACTTAATCTGACAGAGTTAGGAGAATATTTAAAGGAACTTGGTATAAAAGAAGAGGATTTGGAGATACAGCAGGATATATCAGAAACCATTTACTTTATATGTCTAAAACACCTAGCAGAATCACTTGGTAAAATGCAGTGGGAAAAAAGGATTATTACAGAGAAAAAGGGAAAAGAAAAAATCTTTGATAATAAACTTGATATGCTTTTAAACATAAGACCAAATCCCTATATGTCTGCAATAACATTTTGGCAAACTTTAGAATTAAATAGAAATCATTATGGAAATGCATATATTTATGTTGAAAGAGATAATAAAGGTGATATTAGCCATCTTTGGCAGTTACCAAGTACAGATGTAGAAATTTGGGTAGATGATAAAGGATATTTTGGGAAAGAAAATAATATCTGGTATGTTTGGACTGATCAAAAGACATCTATGAAGTATTCTTTTTCAAAAGAGGATGTTTTACATTTTAAAACACATATGTCATGGGATGGATTAGCAGGAATGCCTGTTAGAGACATAATAAGATCTCAAATGAATATTCAAAAAAGTTCTTTAAAATTTCTCAAAAAGATATATAACAGTGGAACTCTTGGTAGTAAAGTGATTGTTCACTATGCTGGAGAATTAAAAAAAGAAAAAGCTATTGCTTTAGTGCGAGATATAGAAGAATTTGCTAAATCAAAAACTTCTGGAGCATTTATACCTTTACCACTTGGAATGCAAGCACAGCTATTGGATATGAAGTTGGCAGATGCACAGTTTTTTGAAAATAATAAAAATAGTGCTTTGCAGATAGCAGCAGCTTTTGGTATAAAGCCGAATGTGGTTAATGATTATACGAAATCTTCTTATAGCAATTCAGAGACTCAACAGCTTGATTTTTATGTTAATACTTTACAGCCTTTATTTCTGTCCTATGAACAAGAATTGACATATAAATTGATGAGAGATAGTGAATTAGAAAAAGGCTACAGATTAGCAATAAATGAAAATACACTATTCAAAATGGATAATCAAACAAAAGCAACAGTATATTCTACATTTGTTCAGAACTTTATAATGACTCCAAATGAAGCTAGAGAAGAATTAAATCTTCCTTATGTTGAAGGAGGTGATAAGTTAATTGGTAATGGCAATGCTATAACTCTTGAAAAAGCAGGAGATCAATACAATAAAGGGGGTGAAACAAATAAAAATTCAATTACAAAATAA
- a CDS encoding DUF2577 family protein yields the protein MKNSDELAKIMKGFVPPKQFQVCVGRVIKAPPELTISIMNGKVILYPHMLYMNDRLFDDYTRKYKLDGNIESITINATTSNQPCGSGATNQHGTISGSGEYKSNGTFINTDTLVVGDLVKVTPTEKGQMWIVDFKVRKIKEKK from the coding sequence ATGAAGAATAGCGATGAATTAGCAAAAATTATGAAAGGCTTTGTACCACCAAAACAATTTCAAGTTTGTGTTGGAAGAGTAATAAAAGCTCCTCCAGAACTAACTATATCAATTATGAATGGAAAAGTAATTTTATATCCTCACATGTTGTACATGAATGACAGACTTTTTGATGATTATACAAGAAAATATAAACTTGATGGAAATATAGAAAGTATAACAATTAATGCAACAACTTCAAACCAACCCTGTGGCTCAGGAGCAACAAATCAACATGGAACTATTTCAGGTTCTGGAGAATATAAGTCAAACGGAACTTTTATAAATACAGATACACTTGTAGTAGGAGATTTAGTAAAGGTTACTCCTACAGAAAAAGGGCAGATGTGGATTGTTGATTTTAAAGTAAGGAAGATAAAGGAGAAAAAATAA
- a CDS encoding phage major capsid protein, with protein MKLSDTIKQQLKAAQGKATLLLNKNDATIEEINAANSEIDGLQAKLDLALKNEEIENSARTGKPLPVAATVENGINSQAYENAFYNVLRNKGSLEDRMIIQNALSSTTGADGGLLIPADQRTAIIELKRQYKSLRNLVSTESVTTLTGTRVIEQDAENTPFEEVAESGKIKDLANPKWIPIAYSIKKYGGILPIPNTLLQDNTANLQAYINKWFAKKEIATENSLIVALLNTLTKKAITGIDGIKDVLNEELDPAISERSVVVTNQTGFNWLDKLKDSDGNYLLEKDPTNPTKKMIAGRTVEVYPNKTLKNNTTKAPIIIGDLKEAVVLFDRQLMTLKSTDVGAGAFENDLTKVRGTLRLDIQKFDTDAVVFLEVDTASAPTA; from the coding sequence ATGAAACTATCAGATACAATAAAACAACAATTAAAGGCAGCACAAGGCAAAGCAACACTATTATTAAATAAAAATGATGCAACAATAGAAGAAATAAATGCAGCAAATTCAGAGATTGATGGGTTGCAAGCAAAGCTTGATTTAGCTTTGAAAAATGAAGAAATAGAAAATTCAGCTAGAACAGGAAAGCCATTACCAGTAGCAGCTACAGTAGAAAATGGGATAAATTCGCAAGCTTACGAAAATGCTTTTTATAATGTTTTAAGAAACAAAGGAAGTTTAGAAGATAGGATGATAATACAAAATGCTTTATCATCTACTACAGGTGCAGATGGAGGCTTATTAATTCCAGCAGATCAAAGAACTGCTATTATTGAGTTAAAAAGACAATATAAATCATTGAGAAACTTGGTATCAACTGAAAGTGTTACTACTTTAACTGGAACAAGAGTTATAGAACAGGATGCAGAAAATACTCCATTTGAAGAAGTAGCAGAAAGTGGAAAAATAAAAGATTTAGCTAATCCTAAATGGATTCCTATTGCTTATTCTATTAAAAAATATGGTGGAATACTTCCAATTCCTAATACATTATTACAAGATAATACTGCAAATTTACAAGCATATATAAATAAATGGTTTGCTAAAAAAGAGATAGCAACAGAAAATAGTTTAATTGTGGCTCTTTTAAATACATTAACTAAAAAAGCTATAACTGGAATAGATGGTATAAAAGATGTTTTAAACGAAGAGCTAGATCCTGCAATATCTGAAAGATCTGTAGTTGTTACTAATCAAACAGGATTTAACTGGTTAGACAAATTGAAAGATTCAGATGGAAATTACTTATTAGAAAAAGATCCTACAAATCCAACTAAGAAAATGATAGCTGGAAGAACAGTAGAAGTTTACCCAAATAAGACATTAAAAAATAATACAACTAAAGCTCCTATCATTATTGGAGATTTAAAAGAAGCAGTTGTATTATTTGACAGACAGTTAATGACATTAAAATCAACAGATGTAGGAGCTGGAGCATTTGAAAATGATTTAACAAAAGTAAGAGGAACTTTAAGATTAGATATACAAAAGTTTGATACTGATGCTGTAGTATTTTTAGAAGTAGATACTGCATCAGCACCAACAGCATAA
- a CDS encoding DUF2313 domain-containing protein has protein sequence MNNSQILLNNLHKIFRKDEYIKANMQNAGLQLDKIENKIRLIEKEFLFSTMSHERVKKLEKELDYKTKSDTLEGKRLEIEARWKTSGKCDLELLQIIAETWQADTVEVKFIDGNLEVEFLSTINADYDLRGLKNSLDEAKPAHLWFDLTFTEQLKANIYQNCYGTEEIEQDFIEREKEIILRANYKESIWMEVEEEHGI, from the coding sequence ATGAATAATAGCCAAATTCTTTTAAATAATTTACATAAAATATTTAGAAAAGATGAATATATTAAAGCAAATATGCAAAATGCTGGACTTCAATTAGATAAAATTGAAAATAAAATAAGGTTAATAGAAAAAGAATTTCTTTTTTCAACAATGTCGCATGAAAGAGTAAAAAAATTAGAGAAAGAATTAGACTATAAGACTAAAAGCGATACCTTAGAGGGAAAAAGATTAGAAATAGAAGCAAGGTGGAAAACTTCTGGAAAATGTGATCTTGAACTATTGCAGATTATAGCAGAAACATGGCAAGCTGATACTGTAGAAGTAAAATTTATAGATGGAAATTTAGAAGTAGAATTTTTAAGTACAATAAATGCTGATTATGATTTAAGAGGTTTGAAAAATTCTCTGGATGAGGCTAAACCAGCACATTTATGGTTTGATTTAACTTTTACTGAACAATTAAAGGCGAATATTTATCAAAATTGTTATGGAACAGAGGAAATAGAACAGGATTTTATAGAAAGAGAAAAAGAAATAATATTAAGAGCAAATTATAAAGAAAGCATTTGGATGGAGGTAGAAGAAGAACATGGGATATAA
- a CDS encoding head-tail adaptor protein — protein sequence MANNKVLASRLKNRIEIFRVGKIKTDIGNKKTSFPLKKVWADVIPLSARVQNGQADTQYVNAAFKIIMRKTDITETDFIMFKEQKFNIEYIIPNYDNKGYIEVFANLKKE from the coding sequence ATGGCAAATAATAAAGTTTTAGCAAGCAGATTAAAGAACAGAATAGAAATTTTTAGAGTTGGAAAGATAAAAACGGATATAGGAAATAAAAAAACATCTTTTCCTTTAAAAAAAGTATGGGCAGATGTTATTCCACTATCTGCAAGAGTACAAAATGGACAGGCAGATACACAGTATGTTAATGCAGCTTTTAAAATTATAATGAGAAAAACAGACATAACAGAAACTGATTTTATAATGTTTAAGGAACAAAAATTCAATATAGAATACATTATTCCAAATTATGATAATAAAGGATATATTGAAGTATTTGCAAACTTGAAAAAGGAGTAA
- a CDS encoding head maturation protease, ClpP-related, with product MKQIKIQLQNKGKNAGYFELKNKSETKAELLIYGDIESDKWADSDVTPKEIKDLLDEANGKELDIYINSGGGSVFAGIAIYNMLKRYSGVKTVYVDGLAASAASFIAMAGDTIIVPKNAYLMIHRAMTIAFGNINDMHSAIELLEKTDNTIADIYMEKKAENEDIEKETFINLMDKETWLTGTEAVKYFNITVGEASETVACIDEEYFNKHNVPEQLKDKIHNTKIENEQDKSKIVNFEKEKLKLKLKLGGN from the coding sequence GTGAAACAAATAAAAATTCAATTACAAAATAAAGGAAAAAATGCTGGTTATTTTGAGTTAAAAAATAAAAGCGAGACAAAGGCAGAATTATTAATCTATGGAGACATTGAAAGTGATAAATGGGCTGATAGTGATGTTACTCCTAAAGAAATAAAGGATTTACTTGATGAAGCGAATGGAAAAGAACTGGATATCTATATAAATTCAGGTGGAGGTAGTGTTTTTGCTGGGATAGCAATATACAATATGTTGAAAAGATATTCTGGAGTAAAAACTGTTTATGTTGATGGATTAGCAGCAAGTGCAGCATCATTTATAGCAATGGCAGGAGATACTATTATAGTACCTAAAAATGCTTACTTAATGATTCACAGAGCTATGACTATTGCTTTTGGAAATATAAATGATATGCATTCTGCAATAGAATTATTAGAAAAAACAGATAATACAATTGCAGATATTTATATGGAGAAAAAAGCAGAAAATGAAGATATAGAGAAAGAAACTTTTATTAATTTGATGGATAAAGAAACTTGGTTGACAGGAACAGAGGCAGTTAAATATTTTAATATTACTGTAGGAGAAGCATCTGAAACAGTGGCTTGTATAGATGAAGAGTATTTTAATAAGCATAATGTACCTGAACAACTAAAAGATAAAATTCATAATACAAAAATTGAAAATGAACAAGATAAAAGTAAGATTGTCAATTTTGAAAAAGAAAAATTAAAACTTAAATTAAAACTTGGAGGTAACTAA
- a CDS encoding phage tail terminator family protein, which yields MLTFRKILVKLQEKISEAMPDTNIETKNIDEGYERKCIYIYFDNVKASDYMKKFRETNLTVRIVYFPLDEDDYIEDLLTVQDKLIELFSDNNTIELDEGLFTEAQEVQMNIVDKTLLFNFDMYIFEDYPEKEHEMIEELNIKIGGIE from the coding sequence ATGCTGACTTTTAGAAAAATATTAGTTAAATTACAAGAGAAAATAAGTGAAGCTATGCCAGATACTAATATTGAAACTAAAAATATTGATGAAGGGTATGAAAGAAAATGTATTTATATCTACTTTGATAATGTGAAAGCTTCTGATTATATGAAAAAATTTAGAGAAACAAATTTGACTGTAAGAATTGTATATTTTCCACTAGATGAAGATGATTATATCGAAGATTTATTAACTGTTCAAGATAAATTAATTGAACTTTTTAGTGATAATAATACTATTGAATTGGATGAGGGATTATTCACAGAGGCTCAAGAGGTACAAATGAATATAGTTGATAAAACATTACTGTTTAATTTTGATATGTATATATTTGAAGATTATCCAGAGAAAGAACATGAAATGATAGAAGAATTAAATATAAAAATAGGAGGTATTGAGTAA
- a CDS encoding DUF2634 domain-containing protein — MSIFPSSLKNNKTSGLLDNKSKIEGYKDILFDFESKKVVVKDGNTVVASKKQQLQQWIYLLINTEMEKFNVYKDTEFGIVFLYAMRGHEYYSSGFTIAQIKDELTEKIEKNSSIKKVEDIEIEINFNEMVITIMLIVDEDKIESEVIINV, encoded by the coding sequence ATGAGTATTTTTCCTAGTAGTTTAAAAAATAATAAAACTTCTGGTTTATTAGATAATAAAAGCAAAATAGAGGGATATAAAGATATATTATTTGACTTTGAAAGTAAAAAAGTAGTAGTTAAAGATGGAAATACAGTAGTTGCAAGTAAAAAACAGCAATTACAACAATGGATTTATCTTTTAATTAATACAGAAATGGAAAAGTTTAATGTCTATAAAGATACTGAATTTGGAATAGTCTTTTTATATGCTATGCGAGGGCATGAATATTATAGTTCAGGCTTTACAATAGCACAGATAAAAGATGAATTGACAGAAAAAATAGAGAAAAATAGCTCTATTAAAAAAGTTGAGGATATAGAAATAGAAATAAATTTTAATGAAATGGTTATTACAATAATGCTGATTGTAGATGAAGATAAGATTGAAAGTGAGGTGATAATAAATGTCTAA
- a CDS encoding XkdQ/YqbQ family protein gives MELYLIKEEAVNITDITGGIVLNTSMDTLGASLNFNIARNFNDPNYALAETLEVGDIVILNNSKELFKGVILEITTNKFNRSIKCLDFCFYLNKNKVIKQFDEISASTAIKQVLKEIGADIGEVSNISTSITKIYNSNTIAEIINDILKQANDELGIKYIIEFAEDKFNIVPFRKVNVQFRYKSTSSESLTESILEMKNSIIVTSNEQEEVEILAIAKDEANIERYGSLQEVITVSPDEDEAKVRNIAKTKLKELNKVFRTASLQGFGDDEFKAGRVIELNNQEFFLQGEYLIKNCSHTWVKGEHLVNLEVELYEE, from the coding sequence ATGGAACTATATTTAATTAAAGAAGAGGCTGTAAATATTACTGATATAACTGGAGGAATAGTTTTAAATACTTCTATGGACACTTTGGGAGCATCATTAAATTTTAATATAGCAAGAAATTTCAATGATCCTAATTATGCTTTAGCAGAAACATTGGAAGTAGGAGATATAGTAATATTAAATAATTCAAAAGAGTTATTTAAAGGGGTTATATTAGAAATTACTACAAATAAATTTAATCGAAGTATTAAATGTTTGGATTTTTGCTTTTATTTAAATAAAAACAAAGTGATAAAACAATTTGATGAAATATCTGCCTCAACAGCAATAAAACAAGTATTAAAGGAAATAGGGGCAGATATTGGAGAAGTCTCTAACATTTCAACTTCTATTACGAAAATATATAATTCAAATACTATTGCTGAAATAATAAATGATATTTTAAAGCAAGCAAATGATGAACTAGGAATAAAATATATCATTGAATTTGCAGAGGATAAATTTAATATAGTTCCTTTTAGAAAAGTAAATGTTCAATTCAGATATAAAAGTACCAGCTCTGAAAGTTTGACAGAATCAATATTAGAAATGAAAAATAGTATTATAGTAACTTCAAATGAGCAAGAAGAAGTTGAAATATTGGCAATTGCAAAAGATGAAGCTAATATAGAACGATATGGAAGCTTGCAAGAGGTTATAACAGTCAGTCCCGATGAAGATGAAGCTAAAGTTCGGAACATTGCGAAAACTAAATTAAAAGAGCTTAATAAAGTGTTTAGAACTGCATCTTTGCAAGGATTTGGAGATGATGAATTCAAGGCAGGAAGAGTTATAGAATTAAATAATCAAGAATTTTTTCTACAAGGAGAATATTTAATAAAAAATTGTTCTCATACTTGGGTAAAAGGAGAACATTTGGTTAATTTAGAGGTGGAATTATATGAAGAATAG
- a CDS encoding phage tail sheath C-terminal domain-containing protein, whose protein sequence is MSTTNTMPVLDIVFKGLGVTAIQRGERGIAVLILKDSTEGEPKKYYKTIEDFGSEEQAKFTAENVLYVKDALEGIPLKLYVFKIGEEEKIEDKLVIIGGKIPRNCWIATNDDTFKTSLLTWVKAKVKNNKKRYKMLGFKLTGADDMHVTNFTNEKVTFSDKRGETTGDKAIPYLLGFLAGISINMSAIAFELAKFKSVVEPEELDTAIKNGEFVLFNDEGIVKVARAVNSLSTLGQDLTVEMTHINTVEKMDLIYCDIYTAWDKSYKGKYPNILDNQMLLISAINSYYKSLARDYILDPNFENISMIDIEAQRLANASKYGEDVVAEWSDEKVKEMTVSTQVLFQANIKISGIMEDFKFPIYM, encoded by the coding sequence ATGTCGACTACTAATACAATGCCAGTTTTAGATATCGTATTTAAAGGTTTAGGGGTAACTGCTATTCAAAGAGGGGAAAGAGGGATAGCAGTACTAATTTTAAAAGATAGTACTGAAGGAGAGCCTAAAAAGTATTATAAAACAATAGAAGATTTTGGAAGTGAGGAACAAGCGAAATTCACAGCTGAAAATGTTTTATATGTAAAAGATGCCCTTGAAGGAATACCTTTAAAGCTTTATGTATTTAAAATTGGAGAAGAAGAAAAAATAGAAGATAAATTAGTAATAATAGGGGGTAAAATTCCACGTAATTGCTGGATAGCAACAAATGATGATACATTTAAAACAAGTTTATTAACATGGGTAAAAGCAAAAGTTAAGAACAATAAAAAGAGATATAAAATGCTTGGATTTAAACTTACTGGAGCAGATGACATGCATGTTACAAATTTTACAAATGAAAAAGTAACTTTTAGTGATAAAAGAGGAGAAACAACAGGAGATAAGGCTATTCCATATCTTTTAGGCTTTCTTGCTGGAATATCAATAAATATGTCTGCAATAGCTTTTGAACTAGCTAAATTTAAAAGTGTGGTAGAGCCAGAGGAATTGGATACAGCAATTAAAAATGGAGAATTTGTACTTTTTAATGATGAAGGAATTGTAAAAGTTGCTAGAGCAGTAAATTCTTTATCAACATTAGGTCAAGATCTAACAGTTGAAATGACACATATTAATACTGTTGAAAAGATGGATTTGATTTATTGCGATATTTATACAGCATGGGATAAATCATATAAAGGTAAATATCCTAATATATTGGATAATCAGATGCTTTTAATATCAGCTATAAATAGTTACTATAAATCACTTGCAAGAGATTATATTTTAGATCCTAATTTTGAAAATATTAGTATGATTGATATTGAAGCTCAAAGGCTTGCAAATGCTTCAAAATATGGTGAAGATGTAGTGGCAGAGTGGAGTGATGAAAAAGTCAAAGAAATGACAGTATCAACACAGGTATTATTTCAAGCAAATATAAAGATTTCTGGAATTATGGAAGATTTTAAATTCCCTATTTATATGTAA
- a CDS encoding phage tail protein — MGYNGLTNFGIEYQARMTAENKPVTLTKVRVGNGSIPASQTGATTTNLYSYKKEVEILAKEQVENAVKLQILLNNLDQEIGFYVKELGVYVQDGAEEKLYWYINKDNPSYLDNKNVPSKHRYNLFLEVTNVETIIINFTGQGLLADKKYVDDSIADFETGYNITLNDIRNKINSKMVAGTLINSMNTGENIVKALQGNAGLNFDPNLLYLDNIGTKTKGYVYLDSRVKGVFECLNTTSSTANETVNFLNISNKSNSDKLENLKGFWALEPTEFKFKTPMTFTKKLIENDIVFVNMGFYLGDYSYTRTKIFTSKAISGLELSGFYSADIKQPFSFSLNINTDNILVDRQTGFSTNTMVISVYVLRI; from the coding sequence ATGGGATATAATGGATTAACAAATTTTGGAATAGAATATCAAGCTAGAATGACAGCTGAAAATAAACCAGTGACACTAACAAAGGTAAGAGTAGGGAATGGAAGTATTCCTGCTAGTCAAACAGGGGCAACTACTACAAATCTTTATTCTTATAAAAAAGAGGTAGAAATATTAGCAAAAGAACAAGTGGAGAATGCAGTAAAGCTTCAAATTCTTTTAAATAATTTAGATCAAGAAATAGGATTTTATGTTAAGGAACTAGGAGTATATGTACAAGATGGAGCAGAAGAAAAATTATACTGGTATATAAATAAGGACAATCCATCTTACTTAGATAATAAGAATGTTCCATCTAAACATAGGTATAATCTATTTTTAGAGGTTACAAATGTAGAAACAATTATTATAAATTTTACAGGGCAAGGATTACTTGCAGATAAAAAATATGTAGATGATAGTATTGCAGACTTTGAAACTGGGTACAATATTACATTAAATGATATTAGGAATAAAATTAACTCAAAGATGGTAGCTGGAACGCTTATAAATAGTATGAATACAGGAGAAAATATAGTTAAAGCATTACAAGGAAATGCAGGACTAAATTTTGACCCTAATTTATTATATTTAGATAATATAGGTACAAAAACAAAAGGATATGTATACTTAGATAGTAGGGTAAAAGGAGTATTTGAATGTTTAAATACTACAAGTAGCACAGCAAATGAAACAGTTAATTTCCTAAATATATCTAATAAATCAAATTCTGACAAATTAGAGAATCTAAAAGGTTTTTGGGCATTGGAACCGACAGAATTTAAATTTAAAACTCCTATGACTTTTACAAAAAAACTTATAGAAAATGATATTGTTTTTGTTAATATGGGATTTTATCTAGGTGATTACAGTTACACTAGAACAAAAATATTTACTTCTAAAGCAATTTCTGGATTGGAATTATCTGGTTTTTATTCTGCAGATATTAAACAACCATTTTCATTTTCTCTAAATATAAATACAGATAATATATTGGTAGATAGACAAACAGGCTTTTCTACAAATACTATGGTTATATCAGTATATGTACTAAGAATATAA
- a CDS encoding baseplate J/gp47 family protein, which translates to MSNYYTARTSDQILEEMLKSMPDEYLKTVGTFTYDLNKTYALQGAEYDKRIEELWNFFDIHRLKNSELDKRVLQLQGLKRKEATYAVGEVTVTGIGTITKGDLFETKNAVQFKAAETVEIINVGNVKIEAVKAGETGNVGAKAIVLMPVTIQGIKSVINEKATYDGFDAETDESLLDRYDIKVQMPATSGNVYHYMQWAREISGVGNSKVFPLWNGKNTVKVVIINDMQQPASIELVEKVQNYIDPKGENNNTWGCGMGEAPIGAYCTVKTATPKKINISITLKKEEGIELDILKERIKQSVIEFLQSIAFKKDYVSYALISNAILETSGVIEWSELKINNEVNNILIGEEEVAVLEDVVLNE; encoded by the coding sequence ATGTCTAATTATTATACTGCTAGAACATCAGATCAAATATTAGAAGAAATGTTAAAAAGCATGCCAGATGAATATTTAAAAACAGTTGGAACTTTTACATATGATTTGAATAAGACATATGCCTTACAAGGAGCTGAATATGATAAAAGAATAGAAGAACTTTGGAATTTCTTTGATATTCATAGATTGAAAAATAGTGAATTGGATAAAAGAGTACTTCAACTGCAAGGATTAAAAAGAAAAGAAGCTACATATGCAGTAGGAGAGGTTACTGTAACAGGAATAGGAACAATTACAAAAGGAGATCTCTTTGAAACTAAAAATGCTGTTCAATTTAAAGCAGCTGAAACAGTAGAAATAATCAATGTTGGAAATGTAAAAATTGAAGCAGTAAAAGCAGGAGAAACTGGAAATGTAGGAGCTAAGGCAATTGTTTTAATGCCTGTTACAATTCAAGGTATAAAATCTGTGATAAATGAAAAAGCAACGTATGATGGTTTTGATGCAGAAACTGATGAATCATTACTAGATAGGTATGACATAAAAGTACAAATGCCTGCTACAAGTGGGAATGTATACCATTATATGCAGTGGGCAAGAGAGATATCAGGAGTTGGAAACTCTAAAGTTTTTCCTCTTTGGAATGGTAAAAATACAGTCAAAGTAGTAATAATAAATGATATGCAGCAACCTGCTAGTATTGAATTGGTAGAAAAAGTTCAAAATTATATAGATCCTAAAGGTGAAAATAATAATACATGGGGTTGTGGTATGGGAGAAGCTCCAATAGGGGCATACTGTACTGTAAAAACTGCAACACCAAAAAAAATAAATATTTCAATTACATTAAAAAAAGAAGAAGGAATAGAGCTGGATATTTTAAAAGAAAGGATAAAGCAAAGTGTGATTGAATTTTTACAAAGTATTGCATTTAAAAAAGATTATGTTTCATATGCTTTAATATCAAACGCCATATTGGAAACATCAGGAGTAATAGAATGGAGTGAACTAAAAATAAATAATGAAGTCAATAATATATTAATAGGAGAAGAGGAAGTAGCAGTATTAGAGGATGTGGTTTTAAATGAATAA
- a CDS encoding head-tail connector protein, which translates to MRVLTLEEAKQYLRVDSDEDDTLISLLIDYSKEEIEDSTGVKFDEENGNSNTYILAQMLILADRYENRSSNDTEFKPNNALSCIYTRLKTEVV; encoded by the coding sequence ATGAGAGTATTAACTTTAGAGGAGGCAAAACAATATTTGAGAGTTGATTCTGATGAAGATGATACTCTCATCAGTTTACTGATTGATTATAGCAAGGAAGAAATAGAAGATTCTACAGGAGTTAAATTTGATGAAGAAAATGGAAATTCTAATACATATATTTTAGCACAAATGTTGATACTAGCTGATAGATACGAAAATAGAAGCTCTAATGATACTGAATTTAAACCTAATAACGCTTTGAGTTGTATTTACACTCGATTAAAGACAGAAGTGGTTTAA
- a CDS encoding HK97 gp10 family phage protein, whose amino-acid sequence MANDYDDLITSIEGLAGALKGAEGKTFLKQQGKKLQKKTIEVAKRKINKKTGNYIKGIKNGKVYEYQGAYANRVYSAAAHAHLIEYGHKIVDKSGKSRGFVTGKYVFDTAKKEFEKEFEENTEKFIEEICKKNGF is encoded by the coding sequence ATGGCAAATGATTATGATGATTTAATAACTAGCATTGAAGGACTAGCAGGAGCATTAAAAGGAGCAGAGGGAAAAACATTTCTTAAACAGCAAGGAAAAAAATTACAGAAAAAAACAATTGAAGTAGCTAAAAGGAAGATAAATAAAAAAACAGGCAACTATATTAAAGGAATAAAGAATGGAAAAGTTTATGAGTATCAGGGAGCTTATGCAAATAGAGTTTATTCAGCTGCTGCACATGCACATTTAATTGAATATGGACATAAAATAGTAGATAAATCTGGAAAATCAAGGGGGTTTGTTACTGGAAAATATGTTTTTGATACTGCAAAAAAGGAGTTTGAAAAGGAATTTGAAGAGAACACAGAGAAATTTATTGAAGAAATATGTAAAAAAAATGGTTTTTAG